A genomic segment from Geitlerinema sp. PCC 7407 encodes:
- a CDS encoding nitrate ABC transporter ATP-binding protein (This model describes the ATP binding subunits of ATP-binding cassette (ABC) transporters for nitrate transport, or for bicarbonate transport, in bacteria and archaea.), whose product MAVLVAVDQIDKVFPLSGGEEYIALKGIDLEIRKGEFVSLIGHSGCGKSTLLNMIAGLDLPSEGVVTLEGQRISRPGPDRMVVFQNYSLLPWMTVRQNIALAVDEVMRDLPAGERRSIIEQHIDMVGLRPHADKLPAMLSGGQKQRVAIARALATRPKLLLLDEPFGALDALTRGNLQEQLMRICEENQVTAVMVTHDVDEAVLLSDRIVMLTNGPGSQIGRILEVDIPRPRKRLDVVEHPSYYSLRSEMIYFLNQQKQVKKLRARKAAVVARHGLEKVNLDIGFVPLTACAPLAIAQEKGFFTKHGLDEVKLVRETSWRGIVDGISGGYLDAAQMPSGMPLWLTLGAEDTQPLPVVSSLTMTRNGNAITLAKRFYDQGIHTLADLKRLLLDSPEQQHRFGVVHPSSMHNLLLRYWLAAAGIDPDRDVQLQTIPPAQMLVDLKAGSIDGFSIGEPWNLRSAIEGVGITVATDLEVWQGHPGKVLGVREDWANAYPNTHIALVKALLEAGQYCADPANEAEIRHILAQREYLATKEAYIHLGSPDTLACSLDQPMREAAHHLFFGKGANRPSRTEHLWHMVELARWGYTPFPRNWVEILERVCRVGVFSTAARELGLTDLSYSSGPIQMFDGTVFTADDPIAYLNGLTIKRDFTMADVVLASSSVLAA is encoded by the coding sequence ATGGCTGTACTCGTTGCAGTGGATCAAATCGATAAGGTGTTTCCCCTCAGTGGTGGGGAAGAATACATTGCCCTCAAGGGAATTGATCTGGAGATTAGAAAGGGAGAGTTTGTCTCTCTAATCGGGCACTCGGGCTGCGGTAAGTCCACGCTGCTGAATATGATTGCTGGGTTGGATTTGCCCAGTGAGGGCGTGGTGACCCTAGAAGGCCAGCGGATTAGCCGGCCTGGGCCAGACCGCATGGTGGTGTTTCAAAACTATTCGCTGCTGCCCTGGATGACGGTGCGGCAAAACATTGCCCTCGCGGTGGATGAGGTGATGCGAGACTTGCCTGCGGGTGAGCGGCGATCGATCATTGAGCAGCACATTGATATGGTTGGGCTGCGCCCCCACGCTGATAAATTGCCCGCTATGCTGTCGGGCGGACAAAAGCAGCGGGTTGCGATCGCCCGGGCCTTGGCTACTCGCCCTAAACTGCTGCTGCTAGACGAGCCCTTCGGCGCTCTGGACGCCTTGACCCGAGGCAATCTGCAAGAGCAGCTGATGCGCATCTGCGAGGAAAACCAGGTCACGGCAGTGATGGTAACCCACGATGTCGATGAGGCCGTCTTGCTCTCCGATCGCATCGTAATGCTGACGAACGGTCCAGGCTCCCAGATTGGCCGCATTCTAGAGGTTGATATTCCCCGCCCCCGCAAGCGCCTGGACGTGGTCGAGCACCCCAGCTACTACAGCTTGCGCAGCGAGATGATCTACTTTCTCAATCAGCAAAAGCAGGTCAAAAAGCTGCGGGCACGCAAGGCGGCAGTTGTCGCGCGCCACGGCCTAGAAAAAGTCAACCTCGATATTGGCTTTGTGCCGCTCACCGCCTGCGCTCCCCTAGCGATCGCCCAAGAAAAGGGCTTCTTCACCAAGCATGGTCTCGATGAAGTGAAGCTGGTGCGGGAAACCAGCTGGCGCGGGATTGTGGATGGCATCAGCGGCGGCTATCTAGATGCGGCCCAAATGCCCTCGGGAATGCCGCTGTGGCTGACCTTAGGAGCCGAAGATACTCAGCCGCTCCCGGTGGTGAGCTCGCTGACGATGACTCGCAATGGCAACGCGATTACGCTGGCAAAGCGCTTCTACGACCAGGGAATTCACACCCTGGCCGATCTCAAGCGCCTGCTGCTGGACTCTCCCGAACAGCAGCACCGGTTTGGAGTCGTGCACCCGTCGTCGATGCACAACTTGCTCTTGCGCTACTGGCTGGCGGCGGCTGGCATCGATCCCGATCGCGATGTGCAGTTGCAGACGATTCCGCCAGCCCAAATGCTGGTCGATCTCAAGGCTGGCAGTATTGACGGATTTTCGATCGGTGAGCCCTGGAATCTGCGCAGTGCCATAGAAGGAGTGGGCATTACCGTGGCCACGGATCTGGAAGTGTGGCAGGGCCATCCTGGCAAGGTTTTGGGCGTGCGGGAAGACTGGGCCAATGCCTATCCCAATACCCACATTGCGCTGGTGAAGGCGTTGCTAGAAGCGGGTCAGTATTGCGCCGATCCGGCAAACGAAGCCGAAATTCGCCACATTTTGGCCCAGCGAGAATACCTGGCGACCAAAGAAGCCTATATTCACTTGGGAAGTCCTGATACCTTGGCCTGCAGTCTGGATCAGCCGATGCGGGAGGCGGCGCATCACCTGTTCTTCGGCAAAGGGGCAAATCGTCCTAGCCGGACTGAGCATCTCTGGCACATGGTCGAATTGGCTCGCTGGGGGTACACGCCTTTTCCGCGCAATTGGGTGGAAATCCTGGAGCGTGTTTGCCGAGTTGGGGTGTTCAGCACTGCGGCGCGGGAGTTGGGGCTTACGGATTTGTCTTACAGCAGTGGCCCGATCCAAATGTTTGACGGCACGGTATTCACCGCAGATGATCCGATTGCGTATCTCAATGGCCTGACGATCAAGCGCGATTTCACAATGGCGGATGTTGTCCTAGCCTCTAGCTCGGTGCTGGCAGCTTAG
- a CDS encoding nitrate ABC transporter ATP-binding protein (This model describes the ATP binding subunits of ATP-binding cassette (ABC) transporters for nitrate transport, or for bicarbonate transport, in bacteria and archaea.): MAKSASLDQLRSATQQSADDYLVIENLSKVYPTSKGPYSVLQDVNLRVNAGEFICVIGHSGCGKSTLLNMVSGFNQPTTGRVELKGKPILKPGPDRMVVFQNYALLPWMTAFENIYLAIDSVHPNKSVAEKRSLVRDSLALVGLTEAADKKPSQISGGMKQRVSIARALAIRPEVLILDEPFGALDAITKEELQEELLKIWNDHRCTVLMITHDIDEALFLADRLVMMTNGPAAQIGEIMTIPFPRPRNRVEIMEDPQYYELRNQALDFLYNRFAHDDDE, encoded by the coding sequence ATGGCGAAATCAGCTTCGTTAGATCAGCTTCGCTCTGCCACCCAGCAGTCAGCAGATGACTATCTAGTCATTGAGAATCTGTCCAAGGTGTATCCCACGAGCAAAGGCCCGTACTCAGTTCTCCAGGATGTCAATCTGAGGGTTAATGCGGGTGAATTCATCTGCGTGATCGGCCACTCAGGCTGCGGCAAGTCAACTTTGCTGAACATGGTTTCTGGCTTTAATCAGCCGACTACTGGTCGGGTCGAACTGAAGGGAAAACCAATTCTCAAGCCGGGTCCAGACCGCATGGTGGTGTTTCAAAACTACGCCCTGCTGCCCTGGATGACAGCCTTTGAAAATATCTATTTGGCGATTGATTCGGTTCATCCGAATAAGTCGGTTGCTGAAAAGCGATCGCTGGTTCGAGATAGCCTAGCGCTTGTGGGGCTAACGGAGGCAGCCGACAAAAAGCCGTCCCAGATCTCTGGCGGTATGAAGCAGCGGGTCTCCATTGCACGCGCGCTAGCCATTCGTCCAGAGGTGCTTATTTTGGATGAGCCCTTTGGCGCTCTAGACGCCATCACCAAGGAGGAGTTGCAAGAGGAGCTGCTGAAGATCTGGAATGATCATCGCTGCACCGTTTTGATGATTACCCACGATATCGATGAGGCCTTGTTCTTGGCCGATCGGCTGGTGATGATGACCAATGGCCCGGCGGCGCAGATTGGAGAAATCATGACCATTCCCTTTCCTCGTCCCCGCAACCGAGTTGAAATCATGGAAGATCCCCAGTACTACGAATTACGAAATCAGGCGCTGGACTTCCTATACAACCGCTTTGCCCATGACGACGACGAGTAG
- the pyrC gene encoding dihydroorotase, which translates to MQTLTITRPDDWHLHLRDGEALKAVLPHTVRQFARAIVMPNLKPPVRTVADAAAYRDRILAAIPAGQRFEPLMTLYLTDNTTPQEITRAKESQFVKAVKYYPAGATTNSDFGVTDIRKCNRVFEAMQEVDLPLLLHGEVTDQGVDMFDREKAFIERHLIPLKEQFPNLRVVFEHVTTSDAVQYVLSANNVAATITPQHLLYNRNAIFQGGIRPHFYCLPVLKREEHRLALLQAATSGSPKFFLGTDSAPHPRDGKESSCGCAGCYSALHAMELYAEAFESVDALDKLEAFASFYGPDFYQLPRNTEQITLNKTTWRVPDEVPFTESSLVPLRAGQEMTWQMADANLAKEG; encoded by the coding sequence ATGCAAACACTTACGATCACCCGACCTGACGACTGGCATCTACATCTACGCGACGGCGAGGCGCTGAAAGCGGTACTACCCCACACCGTGCGCCAGTTTGCCCGCGCGATCGTCATGCCAAACCTAAAGCCCCCAGTGCGCACCGTCGCCGATGCTGCGGCCTATCGCGATCGCATTCTGGCAGCCATTCCGGCGGGGCAGCGCTTTGAGCCCTTGATGACGCTCTACCTCACCGACAACACCACCCCCCAAGAGATCACCCGGGCCAAAGAGTCTCAGTTTGTCAAAGCCGTCAAGTATTACCCAGCCGGAGCAACCACCAACTCAGACTTCGGCGTGACCGACATTCGTAAGTGCAATCGCGTCTTTGAAGCAATGCAAGAGGTAGACCTGCCCTTACTCCTGCACGGAGAAGTGACCGATCAAGGCGTTGATATGTTCGATCGCGAAAAAGCGTTTATCGAGCGACACTTGATCCCCTTGAAGGAGCAATTTCCAAACCTGCGCGTGGTGTTTGAGCACGTGACCACCTCCGATGCGGTGCAGTACGTTCTGTCTGCCAACAACGTCGCCGCAACGATCACGCCCCAGCACTTGCTCTACAACCGCAATGCCATTTTTCAGGGCGGTATTCGACCCCATTTCTATTGCTTGCCCGTTTTGAAGCGTGAGGAGCATCGCCTCGCCCTTCTGCAAGCGGCAACCTCTGGCAGTCCCAAGTTCTTTCTGGGCACCGATAGCGCTCCCCATCCTCGCGATGGCAAGGAAAGCTCCTGTGGCTGCGCGGGCTGCTATTCGGCCCTGCACGCGATGGAGCTATACGCAGAGGCTTTTGAGAGCGTTGATGCCCTCGACAAACTAGAAGCCTTCGCCAGCTTCTACGGGCCAGATTTCTATCAGCTCCCGCGTAACACCGAGCAGATCACTTTAAACAAAACGACCTGGCGCGTTCCCGACGAGGTTCCATTTACCGAGTCATCTCTTGTCCCTTTGCGAGCAGGCCAAGAGATGACGTGGCAGATGGCTGACGCCAACCTAGCAAAGGAAGGCTAA